One part of the Herbiconiux aconitum genome encodes these proteins:
- a CDS encoding cell wall-binding repeat-containing protein produces MRGRRWMRAKTGAAIAALLVVGGIATANPASANPASARTIDATAGPLQLGVPWAQTLDARWEPDPAAPLPSTTRQLSVVVPRALFDFQSTFAAMLGGKQRNPVTVTAADAATRTITVDIPEGYFATPEGQPGMASGSPRYSLYLQAARPMPDDIQLGPFGFPGEYRSSAIASIGFSAGGPGATDHSRTVVAVDASRYASESVFGIDPADELTAAAGETLTIVGGPLLDPGASATLSLGFDRDSVPMPVTVSPDAISLSVPSKSAMSGLLNRHAIVTVTGMGDRTSFRLEVPLTIVNHPTAGPGVTTRIAGVDRYAAAVAYSGIQFPPYSGSGRSVFLAAGAKYPDALSGAAAAAHVGGPLLLMAADSPSTVFLVGSAAQGAGASDIWTIGGPASVSYADSLNVAGLAGTTGPWRVEGEDRYEVSRRTADTFWPDGADTVFIATGENFPDALAAVPAAASQGAPVILVAGSQTELDQSTLAELDKLEPSHVVIVGGPVSVSPGIASQLGARGAGDVERITGSDRYEVATAVNRRFFPTAEEAFVATGATFADALAGGVLAASKHAPLLLVRPDCIPTSAHAALDEWDVSRTTLLGGPASLGPAVEDLVPCR; encoded by the coding sequence ATGCGCGGACGACGATGGATGCGCGCGAAGACGGGAGCTGCGATAGCGGCCCTCCTCGTCGTCGGTGGAATCGCGACCGCGAATCCCGCCTCGGCGAATCCGGCGTCGGCTCGCACGATCGACGCGACGGCAGGGCCGTTGCAACTCGGAGTGCCGTGGGCGCAGACTCTTGATGCTCGGTGGGAACCCGATCCGGCCGCACCGCTTCCCTCGACGACGCGGCAGTTGTCGGTCGTGGTGCCCCGCGCGCTGTTCGACTTCCAGTCGACCTTCGCTGCGATGCTGGGGGGCAAGCAGCGAAATCCTGTGACCGTGACCGCGGCTGACGCGGCGACCAGGACAATCACCGTGGACATTCCCGAGGGGTACTTCGCCACGCCGGAAGGGCAGCCGGGAATGGCCTCCGGCTCTCCCCGCTACTCCTTGTATCTGCAGGCGGCTAGACCGATGCCGGACGACATCCAACTCGGCCCCTTCGGCTTCCCCGGCGAATACCGCTCCTCCGCAATCGCCTCCATCGGGTTCTCCGCCGGTGGCCCGGGAGCCACCGACCACAGTCGCACCGTCGTCGCGGTCGACGCGTCCCGCTACGCCTCCGAATCGGTGTTCGGGATCGATCCCGCGGACGAACTCACCGCGGCTGCGGGAGAGACCCTCACGATCGTGGGCGGGCCCCTGCTCGATCCAGGAGCCTCTGCGACGCTCTCGCTGGGCTTCGATCGTGACTCGGTGCCGATGCCTGTGACCGTGTCGCCGGATGCGATCAGCCTGAGCGTGCCCTCGAAGAGTGCGATGAGTGGTCTTCTGAATCGTCACGCCATCGTCACCGTTACCGGGATGGGTGATCGCACCTCCTTCCGGCTCGAGGTGCCTCTGACGATCGTCAACCATCCGACGGCCGGCCCCGGAGTCACCACCCGCATCGCCGGCGTCGATCGTTACGCAGCAGCTGTGGCCTACAGCGGCATCCAATTCCCCCCTTACTCCGGCAGCGGGCGTTCGGTCTTCCTCGCCGCAGGAGCGAAGTACCCGGATGCGCTGAGTGGTGCCGCAGCAGCCGCGCATGTCGGCGGCCCTTTGCTCCTAATGGCGGCCGATTCACCAAGCACCGTCTTTCTGGTCGGCTCGGCAGCTCAGGGCGCGGGTGCAAGCGACATCTGGACCATCGGCGGGCCGGCTTCGGTGTCGTATGCCGACAGCCTCAACGTCGCCGGTTTGGCCGGTACGACCGGGCCCTGGCGCGTCGAAGGGGAGGACAGATACGAAGTCTCTCGCAGAACCGCCGACACTTTCTGGCCCGACGGTGCGGACACCGTCTTCATCGCCACGGGGGAGAACTTTCCCGATGCCCTCGCTGCCGTCCCGGCGGCCGCGTCACAAGGAGCGCCCGTCATCCTCGTGGCGGGCTCGCAAACGGAGCTCGACCAGAGCACGCTCGCCGAATTGGACAAGCTCGAGCCGAGCCACGTCGTGATCGTTGGCGGCCCGGTCTCGGTGTCTCCGGGCATCGCGAGTCAGCTCGGCGCCCGTGGCGCCGGAGATGTCGAACGCATCACCGGTTCCGACCGGTATGAGGTCGCGACCGCGGTCAACAGAAGGTTCTTCCCGACCGCCGAGGAAGCTTTCGTCGCCACAGGGGCGACTTTTGCCGACGCTTTGGCAGGAGGGGTGCTCGCGGCCTCGAAGCACGCCCCGCTCTTGCTCGTGCGCCCGGACTGCATTCCGACCTCCGCTCATGCCGCGCTCGACGAATGGGATGTTTCGCGCACCACGCTCCTCGGAGGTCCAGCCAGTCTCGGGCCGGCAGTGGAGGATCTCGTGCCCTGCCGCTGA